In Chitinibacter sp. SCUT-21, a single genomic region encodes these proteins:
- the infC gene encoding translation initiation factor IF-3 translates to MTIAAQDKGPRINGEITAREIRLQGVDGDQLGIVSLNQALQMAEDADVDLVEIAPNAQPPVCRLMDFGKFRYEEAKKKHAAKLKQKQVQVKEIKLRPGTDENDYQVKLRGAIRFLNDGDKCKFTLRFRGREMAHQEIGMAQLKRVEADLAELATVEQYPKLEGRQMVMMLAPKKK, encoded by the coding sequence ATGACAATAGCTGCTCAGGACAAAGGCCCGCGGATCAATGGTGAGATCACCGCGCGCGAAATTCGTTTACAAGGTGTGGATGGCGATCAACTCGGTATTGTTTCGCTGAATCAAGCTCTTCAAATGGCTGAAGATGCAGATGTCGATCTCGTTGAGATTGCGCCTAATGCACAGCCACCAGTTTGCCGTTTGATGGATTTCGGCAAATTCCGTTACGAAGAGGCCAAAAAGAAGCACGCTGCCAAGCTCAAGCAAAAGCAGGTACAGGTCAAAGAAATCAAGTTGCGTCCTGGGACGGATGAAAACGACTACCAAGTTAAATTGCGTGGCGCGATCCGTTTCCTGAACGACGGCGATAAATGCAAATTCACTTTGCGTTTCCGTGGTCGTGAAATGGCCCACCAAGAAATTGGTATGGCGCAACTGAAACGCGTTGAAGCTGACTTGGCTGAATTGGCGACTGTTGAGCAATATCCAAAGCTCGAAGGCCGTCAAATGGTCATGATGCTGGCACCGAAGAAAAAATAA
- the rpmI gene encoding 50S ribosomal protein L35 has translation MPKMKTKSSAKKRFKVLGGGGVKRSHAFKRHILTKKTTKTKRQLRGTSMVDATNMGHVRAMLPYA, from the coding sequence ATGCCAAAGATGAAAACCAAGAGCAGCGCGAAAAAGCGCTTCAAAGTGCTTGGCGGTGGTGGTGTTAAACGCAGCCATGCGTTCAAACGCCACATCTTGACCAAGAAAACCACTAAAACCAAGCGTCAATTGCGCGGTACCTCTATGGTCGATGCGACCAATATGGGTCACGTTCGTGCAATGTTGCCTTACGCTTAA
- the rplT gene encoding 50S ribosomal protein L20, with translation MPRVKRGVTARARHKKVLALAKGYRGRRKNVYRIAKQAVMKAGQYAYRDRRQKKRQFRQLWIARINAASRECGLAYSRFMNGLKKAGIVVDRKVLADLAVFDKPAFAAFVEKAKASLAA, from the coding sequence ATGCCTCGCGTTAAACGTGGTGTAACCGCTCGTGCTCGTCATAAAAAAGTTTTAGCTCTTGCTAAGGGCTATCGTGGTCGTCGTAAGAACGTCTATCGCATCGCTAAACAAGCGGTGATGAAAGCCGGTCAATACGCGTACCGTGACCGTCGTCAGAAAAAACGTCAATTCCGTCAATTGTGGATCGCGCGTATTAACGCTGCTTCACGTGAGTGCGGTCTGGCGTACAGCCGCTTCATGAACGGCCTGAAAAAGGCTGGCATCGTGGTTGACCGTAAAGTGTTGGCTGACTTGGCTGTATTTGACAAACCAGCTTTTGCTGCTTTTGTTGAAAAAGCTAAAGCTAGTCTCGCTGCCTAA
- the pheS gene encoding phenylalanine--tRNA ligase subunit alpha, whose protein sequence is MVANVQTLLEAGLAALAATNDPVELENVKAHYVGKQGEITQLMKQLASLPPEEKKSFGATVNQAKQAFEAALNAKRDAIAAQKLAAQLAAEALDISLPGRGTAKGGLHPVTLVQQRIETLFASMGFAVADGPEIENDFHNFEALNIPKNHPARAMQDTFYVENDGEPLVLRTHTSPIQVRYMLNNEPPIKIVAPGRVFRVDSDATHSPMFHQMEGLWVDENVSFADLKSVIVDFLRRFFERDDLEVRFRPSFFPFTEPSAEIDVKWSKGWMEVGGCGMVHPNVLKNVNIDAEKYTGFAFGIGLDRFAMLYYGVNDLRQFFDNDLSFLSQFK, encoded by the coding sequence ATGGTTGCGAACGTGCAAACGTTACTTGAAGCCGGTTTGGCCGCATTAGCTGCGACCAATGATCCGGTAGAACTCGAAAATGTCAAAGCCCATTACGTCGGTAAACAGGGCGAAATCACTCAATTGATGAAGCAATTGGCTAGCTTGCCTCCGGAAGAGAAAAAATCTTTCGGCGCAACGGTCAACCAAGCCAAACAAGCATTCGAAGCTGCGCTGAACGCCAAGCGTGACGCGATTGCGGCGCAAAAATTGGCGGCGCAATTGGCGGCTGAAGCGTTGGATATCAGCTTGCCAGGCCGTGGTACGGCGAAGGGCGGCTTGCACCCTGTGACTTTGGTGCAGCAGCGCATCGAAACGCTATTTGCCAGCATGGGTTTTGCGGTGGCTGATGGCCCAGAGATCGAAAACGACTTTCATAATTTCGAAGCGCTGAATATTCCAAAGAATCACCCTGCGCGCGCGATGCAAGACACGTTTTACGTTGAAAACGACGGCGAGCCATTGGTATTGCGCACGCACACGTCGCCGATTCAAGTTCGCTACATGTTGAACAACGAGCCGCCGATCAAAATCGTTGCGCCAGGTCGCGTATTCCGCGTCGATTCGGATGCCACGCACTCGCCGATGTTCCACCAAATGGAAGGTCTGTGGGTTGATGAGAACGTTTCGTTCGCAGATTTGAAATCAGTGATTGTCGACTTCCTGCGCCGTTTCTTTGAGCGTGATGATCTGGAAGTGCGTTTCCGTCCTTCATTCTTCCCGTTTACCGAGCCATCGGCTGAGATCGACGTGAAATGGTCGAAAGGCTGGATGGAAGTCGGCGGTTGCGGCATGGTGCACCCGAACGTGCTGAAAAACGTCAATATCGACGCTGAGAAATACACTGGCTTTGCGTTCGGGATTGGCCTAGATCGTTTTGCAATGCTGTATTACGGCGTGAACGATTTGCGCCAGTTTTTCGATAACGATCTGTCGTTCTTGTCTCAATTCAAATAA
- the pheT gene encoding phenylalanine--tRNA ligase subunit beta, which translates to MKFSEQWLRSWVNPAINSDELAHLLTMAGLEVEENDPAAPEFTEVYVAEVLSVTKHPDADRLNVCSVNVGEAEPLQIVCGAANVAVGIKVPCARVGAVLPGDFKIKKAKVRGVESFGMLCAEQEIGLAEESSGLLILPADAPVGMPIREYLNLDDRLMTLKLTPNRCDCLSIRGLAREVAALTKTEQQVVATPAVAVTASQTRAVNLQAGDACPRYAGRAIIGVNQAANTPDWMKQRLERCGVRSISAIVDVTNYVLLELGQPMHAFDLAKLQGDINVRFAKAGEKIKLLNEKELELTDDLLVIADDVKPVALAGIMGGAESSVEAGCTDIFLESAFFAPNVIAGKGRRFGFSSDSSHRFERGVDFGFVREALERATALIIEICGGQAGLVTESLAELPARKPVALRVSRVAKVLGISLPASEIVALLQGLGLNSELAGDVITVTPPSYRFDIEIEEDLIEEVARVFGYDNIPVQASNARMAMLPQQGNLRSKNVLKQIIAGRDYQEAISYAFVEAQWEADFANNTAPIKLINPIASQMSVMRSTLLGGLISALQHNQNRKQDRVRLFEVARVFNGLNAEQQPEKIAALAWGGRVAEQWGAGKERVDFFDVKADVEALLAPRVAEFRRASHPALHPGRSAEVVLDGQVIGVLGELHPQWVQKYSLQNAPVVFELDVAALTQVEKLTAGAVSKFQAVRRDLALLMDEAVSVAELQQAFASAKQSIVANIEVFDVYRGKGLPEGKKSLAFKVLLQDTHKTLTDEEVDAAIAALIKKAETCGAILRT; encoded by the coding sequence ATGAAATTTTCTGAACAGTGGTTGCGCAGCTGGGTGAATCCTGCGATCAATTCTGACGAGTTGGCTCATTTGTTGACGATGGCCGGCCTCGAAGTCGAAGAGAACGATCCTGCTGCACCTGAATTTACTGAAGTGTATGTCGCTGAAGTGCTGAGTGTGACTAAGCACCCAGATGCAGATCGCTTAAACGTGTGTAGCGTCAATGTTGGCGAAGCTGAGCCTTTGCAAATCGTGTGTGGTGCAGCTAACGTTGCCGTTGGTATTAAAGTGCCTTGCGCGCGCGTTGGTGCGGTGTTACCGGGCGATTTTAAAATCAAGAAAGCCAAAGTACGCGGTGTTGAATCATTCGGCATGTTGTGCGCCGAGCAAGAAATTGGCTTGGCTGAAGAGTCTTCCGGCCTGTTGATTCTGCCGGCTGATGCGCCAGTCGGTATGCCGATTCGTGAGTATTTGAATCTCGACGATCGCTTAATGACGTTGAAATTGACGCCAAATCGTTGTGATTGCTTGTCAATTCGCGGTCTAGCACGCGAAGTTGCTGCGCTGACCAAAACCGAGCAACAAGTTGTTGCAACGCCTGCGGTGGCCGTTACAGCCAGCCAAACGCGTGCAGTCAACTTGCAAGCTGGTGATGCCTGCCCACGGTATGCCGGTAGAGCCATTATTGGTGTTAATCAGGCGGCCAATACCCCTGATTGGATGAAGCAGCGTCTTGAGCGGTGTGGTGTGCGTTCGATTTCAGCGATCGTTGACGTAACCAATTATGTCTTGCTCGAACTCGGTCAACCAATGCACGCGTTTGATCTGGCTAAATTGCAAGGCGACATTAATGTGCGTTTTGCCAAAGCTGGCGAGAAGATCAAACTCTTGAACGAAAAAGAGTTGGAACTGACCGACGATTTGCTGGTGATTGCTGATGACGTGAAGCCTGTCGCATTGGCCGGCATTATGGGCGGCGCAGAATCCAGCGTTGAAGCCGGTTGCACCGATATCTTCCTCGAATCAGCCTTCTTTGCGCCCAACGTGATCGCCGGTAAAGGCCGTCGCTTTGGCTTCTCGTCTGATTCAAGTCATCGTTTCGAGCGTGGTGTTGATTTCGGCTTCGTGCGCGAAGCGCTGGAGCGCGCTACAGCTTTGATTATCGAAATTTGTGGCGGTCAAGCTGGTCTAGTGACTGAGTCATTGGCAGAACTACCTGCGCGTAAACCTGTCGCTTTGCGCGTATCTCGCGTTGCTAAAGTGCTGGGTATCAGTTTGCCTGCGTCTGAAATCGTCGCTTTGTTGCAAGGTCTGGGTCTGAATAGTGAGCTGGCTGGCGACGTGATTACTGTAACGCCACCGTCGTACCGCTTTGATATCGAGATCGAAGAAGACTTGATCGAAGAAGTGGCGCGCGTTTTTGGTTACGACAATATTCCAGTGCAAGCGTCGAACGCCCGCATGGCAATGTTGCCGCAACAGGGTAATTTGCGTAGCAAAAATGTGCTCAAGCAAATTATTGCTGGTCGTGATTACCAAGAAGCGATTTCTTATGCCTTCGTTGAAGCGCAATGGGAAGCCGACTTTGCCAATAATACCGCGCCAATCAAGCTGATTAACCCGATTGCCAGCCAAATGAGCGTGATGCGCTCAACGCTGCTTGGTGGTTTAATTTCTGCATTGCAACACAATCAAAACCGCAAACAAGACCGCGTTCGTCTGTTTGAAGTGGCGCGCGTGTTTAATGGCTTGAATGCCGAGCAACAACCTGAGAAAATCGCCGCCCTCGCTTGGGGTGGTCGTGTGGCTGAACAATGGGGCGCAGGCAAGGAACGCGTTGACTTCTTTGATGTCAAAGCCGACGTCGAAGCTTTGCTGGCGCCACGCGTGGCTGAATTCCGCCGTGCTAGCCATCCTGCGCTGCACCCAGGCCGTAGCGCTGAAGTGGTGCTCGATGGTCAAGTGATTGGTGTACTGGGCGAGTTGCACCCACAGTGGGTACAAAAATACAGCCTGCAAAATGCACCGGTGGTTTTTGAGCTGGATGTCGCGGCACTAACGCAGGTTGAGAAATTGACTGCTGGTGCAGTATCGAAATTCCAAGCTGTACGCCGTGACTTGGCTTTGCTGATGGATGAGGCGGTATCGGTGGCCGAGTTGCAGCAAGCTTTTGCAAGTGCAAAACAAAGTATCGTTGCAAACATCGAGGTGTTTGACGTTTACCGTGGCAAAGGTTTGCCAGAAGGTAAAAAGAGCCTTGCATTCAAGGTGTTATTGCAAGATACTCACAAAACTTTAACAGATGAAGAAGTTGATGCTGCAATTGCAGCATTGATTAAGAAGGCAGAAACATGCGGCGCGATCTTGAGAACATAA
- a CDS encoding integration host factor subunit alpha — protein MTLTKADLADMLFDKVGLNKREAKDMVEAFFDEIRTALAEGDTVKLSGFGNFQLRDKPQRPGRNPKTGEEIPISARRVVTFHASQKLKGMVEVHYAKLQQRYSNQ, from the coding sequence TTGACCTTAACCAAGGCTGACTTAGCCGATATGTTGTTTGATAAGGTTGGGTTGAATAAGCGCGAAGCCAAAGATATGGTTGAAGCGTTTTTTGATGAAATTCGCACTGCATTGGCAGAGGGTGATACGGTTAAATTGTCGGGTTTTGGTAATTTCCAATTGCGCGACAAACCACAACGCCCAGGCCGCAACCCTAAAACTGGTGAAGAAATTCCTATTTCTGCGCGCCGCGTGGTGACATTCCACGCCAGCCAAAAACTAAAAGGTATGGTTGAAGTTCACTATGCAAAACTCCAGCAGCGTTATTCCAACCAATGA
- a CDS encoding MerR family transcriptional regulator gives MQNSSSVIPTNELPPIPAKRYFTIGEVSDLCGVKPHVLRYWEQEFTQLKPVKRRGNRRYYQHHEVLLVRRIRSLLYEQGFTISGARNQLGAHLAEIGHFDSGEVSLNEIRHELEDLLAWLED, from the coding sequence ATGCAAAACTCCAGCAGCGTTATTCCAACCAATGAGTTACCACCGATACCAGCAAAACGCTACTTCACCATCGGTGAAGTTAGCGATTTGTGCGGTGTCAAACCTCATGTTCTGCGTTACTGGGAACAAGAGTTCACCCAATTAAAGCCGGTTAAACGGCGCGGAAATCGACGCTACTATCAGCACCATGAAGTTTTATTGGTGCGTCGAATCCGCTCTTTGCTCTATGAGCAAGGCTTTACAATTAGTGGTGCGCGCAATCAATTGGGTGCGCATTTGGCTGAAATTGGTCATTTTGATTCGGGCGAAGTTAGCCTGAATGAAATTCGCCATGAGCTAGAAGACCTACTCGCTTGGCTCGAAGACTAA
- a CDS encoding AraC family transcriptional regulator → MLIREWITNSNCQPWQYQQYIVPKIQFHLHYHPEFELTYTRNASGLRYISGKAEAFPRYDLVLVAPNQPHSWEAPANSDASPQRLQVLFFRESWLRQLAESGLPELRGVCNWLSQIRHAIKFSAGLAEELAPHFDRLHQSRGLERIGLIIELLAILHKAPDSAEIIQRIGGISPDQRIEIALEYISQHFAKPLYLADVAKTVLTSEANLKRLFTLQLGKSFSDVLAEFRVIHACNLLLSSQMNIESIANQSGFPSLSNFHRIFQSYTRLTPHAYRKQRQGIHAELALSVDLPQT, encoded by the coding sequence ATGTTGATTCGCGAATGGATTACCAATTCTAATTGCCAGCCTTGGCAATATCAGCAGTATATCGTTCCGAAAATCCAATTTCATTTGCATTATCATCCCGAATTTGAGCTTACTTATACGCGCAATGCCAGTGGCTTGCGTTATATCAGCGGTAAGGCTGAAGCGTTTCCGCGTTACGATTTAGTGCTAGTTGCGCCAAATCAGCCACATAGCTGGGAGGCTCCGGCCAACTCAGATGCTAGTCCACAGCGATTGCAGGTACTTTTTTTTCGCGAAAGTTGGCTTAGGCAGTTGGCTGAATCTGGCTTGCCTGAGTTGCGAGGTGTGTGCAATTGGCTAAGCCAAATCCGCCATGCCATCAAGTTTAGTGCTGGCCTAGCCGAAGAGTTAGCGCCACACTTTGATCGGCTGCATCAAAGTCGTGGTCTGGAGCGTATCGGTTTAATTATTGAGTTGCTCGCCATTTTGCATAAGGCGCCAGATTCGGCAGAAATCATTCAGCGGATTGGTGGCATTTCACCGGATCAGCGGATTGAAATTGCGCTGGAATATATCTCGCAGCATTTTGCCAAGCCACTGTATTTGGCTGATGTAGCAAAGACAGTTTTGACTAGTGAAGCCAATTTAAAGCGTTTATTTACTTTGCAACTCGGTAAAAGTTTTAGCGACGTTCTGGCAGAGTTTCGAGTGATCCACGCGTGCAATTTGCTGTTGAGCAGTCAGATGAATATCGAAAGCATCGCGAATCAAAGTGGCTTTCCAAGTCTGAGCAATTTTCACCGGATTTTTCAATCTTATACCCGACTAACACCACACGCTTATCGCAAACAACGCCAAGGCATTCATGCTGAACTTGCCCTTAGCGTCGATTTGCCGCAGACGTAG
- a CDS encoding carbohydrate ABC transporter permease, producing MQLPKKRIKQTAAYFWHYSALLLMVGFTAFPFVWAIAFGLSSDASVAYFFPDGFFPHQDAASCSNTLSYCLFESSKEGLYIGISLDWFSRVFEEMPFLIYLKNSLIMSVMSIVGVLTVSVLAAYPLARMEFPGRQFIFIAIVTTMMLPSEVGIVPNFIIIKKMGDLANTFQHLLYGGDWFVWSCLAIFGAAVLLAILALYTNRAKGNLMLALGAIAFLAQLFMLGKTLCFDPTSPNNEFWHSVQASWGPFAHSLFGSNQSPASWSNWVGLDSHFAAVVPNFATAFGIFLMKQAFEAIPQDLIDAARVDGASEMQILWLVMVPVTAPAIAALSIFTLVSAWNDYLWPSIVINTKEKLPVAVGVFNDLTGPFATSDNLLMAAIVLTVLPVLVFFAFTQRFFISGMDGAVK from the coding sequence ATGCAATTACCGAAAAAACGGATCAAGCAAACAGCGGCCTATTTCTGGCATTACTCAGCCCTATTGCTGATGGTGGGCTTTACCGCATTTCCATTTGTGTGGGCCATTGCGTTTGGCTTATCGAGTGATGCATCTGTCGCGTATTTCTTTCCCGATGGTTTTTTTCCGCATCAAGACGCAGCCAGTTGTAGCAATACCTTGAGCTATTGTCTATTTGAATCGAGCAAGGAAGGGCTTTACATCGGCATTAGCCTAGATTGGTTTAGCCGCGTTTTTGAAGAAATGCCTTTTCTGATCTATCTGAAAAACTCATTGATTATGTCGGTGATGAGCATTGTCGGCGTACTCACCGTTTCGGTATTGGCGGCCTATCCGTTGGCACGGATGGAATTTCCGGGGCGGCAGTTTATTTTTATCGCGATTGTCACCACGATGATGCTGCCATCCGAAGTAGGCATCGTACCGAATTTTATCATCATTAAGAAAATGGGTGATTTGGCCAATACATTTCAGCATCTACTCTATGGTGGAGATTGGTTTGTGTGGAGCTGTCTTGCCATTTTTGGCGCAGCAGTGCTGCTCGCCATTTTGGCGCTGTACACCAATAGAGCGAAGGGCAATCTGATGCTTGCCCTTGGGGCAATTGCATTTTTGGCTCAGCTTTTTATGCTAGGCAAAACGCTTTGTTTTGATCCTACATCACCAAACAATGAATTTTGGCATTCGGTTCAAGCTAGCTGGGGCCCGTTTGCACATAGCCTCTTTGGCTCAAACCAAAGCCCCGCCAGTTGGTCGAACTGGGTGGGTTTGGATAGCCACTTTGCCGCCGTCGTGCCTAACTTTGCCACCGCCTTTGGCATCTTTTTAATGAAACAGGCTTTTGAAGCGATTCCGCAAGATTTAATCGATGCGGCACGCGTTGATGGCGCGAGCGAAATGCAGATTTTGTGGCTGGTAATGGTCCCCGTTACCGCCCCCGCGATTGCGGCCTTGAGTATTTTTACGCTGGTAAGCGCATGGAATGATTATTTGTGGCCATCGATTGTCATCAATACTAAAGAAAAACTGCCCGTCGCCGTTGGGGTGTTTAATGATTTAACTGGGCCTTTTGCAACATCGGATAATCTATTGATGGCCGCGATTGTGTTAACAGTATTGCCTGTGCTGGTGTTCTTTGCCTTTACGCAGCGTTTCTTTATCTCTGGCATGGATGGTGCAGTGAAATGA
- a CDS encoding sugar ABC transporter permease → MKPRHTYILVAYLFLGPALILLALFTFLPVGFNTYLAFHDYNISDGSAKWIGLENFAYIYEEELFHSALKNSLIYLLIVPIVQIMALVTAKLVNNKLFGMTIFRATIYIPVITAISIAGVVWAFVYKYDGMLNGFLTWIGHNTWLLKADELIEIDWLGNPDIALYSTMAFTCWKGVGYYMVLYLAGLQAIPREIEEAAELDGANAWERFWKITVPMVKPTILLCTLLSTIAALKAFQEVIVLSKGQADTYTALYYVYDQAFKNFVFGRSAAAGLVITLFCVLLAIAQFRLFKEKD, encoded by the coding sequence ATGAAACCCAGACACACCTACATATTGGTAGCGTACCTGTTTTTAGGACCAGCCTTGATTTTGCTGGCGCTGTTTACTTTTCTGCCGGTGGGCTTTAATACCTATCTCGCCTTTCATGATTACAATATTTCTGATGGCAGCGCCAAATGGATAGGCTTAGAGAATTTTGCCTACATCTACGAAGAAGAGTTGTTTCATAGCGCGCTGAAAAACTCTCTGATCTATCTGCTGATCGTCCCCATTGTTCAAATCATGGCCTTGGTCACCGCCAAGCTGGTGAACAATAAACTATTTGGAATGACGATTTTTCGCGCCACGATTTATATCCCGGTCATTACGGCCATTTCTATCGCCGGCGTCGTTTGGGCCTTCGTTTACAAATACGATGGGATGCTAAACGGCTTTTTAACTTGGATAGGCCATAACACTTGGCTACTGAAAGCTGATGAATTAATCGAAATCGACTGGCTGGGCAATCCAGATATCGCGCTGTATTCAACGATGGCCTTCACGTGCTGGAAAGGCGTGGGTTATTACATGGTGCTGTATTTAGCGGGGCTTCAAGCGATTCCGCGTGAAATTGAAGAAGCGGCGGAACTGGATGGGGCGAATGCTTGGGAGCGTTTTTGGAAAATCACCGTGCCGATGGTTAAGCCGACCATTTTGCTCTGCACTTTGCTCTCTACCATTGCGGCGTTGAAGGCTTTTCAAGAGGTAATCGTGCTATCCAAAGGCCAGGCCGATACCTATACCGCGCTGTACTACGTTTACGATCAAGCATTTAAGAATTTTGTATTTGGCCGCTCTGCGGCCGCAGGTTTGGTCATTACCTTATTCTGCGTATTGCTAGCGATTGCGCAATTTAGATTATTCAAAGAAAAAGACTAG
- a CDS encoding sugar ABC transporter substrate-binding protein — translation MKSRFVTCLPLAAALLASSAFAQKTTVEFWTFNLSPFAPYFQDAVKKFNAANPTLEAKWVDMNWDQIQPKLITAMAAGKAPALVNFNVPWTHEFARKGHLQALDGLSNGASRNVYLPVALDDLTVNGKVYGFPFYNSVSVIAYNKDLYNKTGINAQPTNFNEFIAQARQIKQKTGVAAFSPKLATKSGDGGMARWFMYLGLPVVQNGKAAFNTPEHAKVVDLFADLYKSGVVPKDSFRLEYEQEVAAYSSGKLAMMTTSSTALKRVEVDNKAMYNKTDIMPFPVAEGKMALGAWLMSYVIPKGYPNTEAATKLGLFLTSDEQQLAIARFTETMLPSSKKATEDPYFMAGKNSKEPIERARAAAAQSMKYARTPMLPPNALPDEATMMKIFNDQMQMAIEGRKPTSKALEDAANDWNRRMAKK, via the coding sequence ATGAAATCGCGTTTTGTAACTTGTTTACCCCTCGCCGCAGCCTTACTTGCCAGCAGCGCATTTGCCCAAAAAACCACGGTGGAATTTTGGACCTTCAATTTATCCCCATTTGCCCCTTACTTCCAAGACGCAGTTAAAAAATTCAACGCAGCCAATCCGACTCTGGAAGCGAAATGGGTGGACATGAACTGGGATCAAATCCAGCCTAAACTCATCACCGCGATGGCCGCGGGCAAAGCACCGGCCCTGGTGAATTTTAATGTGCCGTGGACGCATGAATTTGCCCGCAAAGGCCATTTGCAAGCGCTAGATGGATTAAGCAATGGCGCAAGCCGCAATGTTTATTTACCCGTTGCGCTCGATGATTTGACGGTGAATGGCAAAGTGTATGGCTTCCCGTTTTATAACTCGGTGTCGGTCATTGCCTACAACAAAGACTTGTACAACAAGACCGGCATTAACGCACAGCCTACTAACTTTAATGAATTTATCGCGCAAGCACGTCAAATCAAGCAAAAAACTGGCGTAGCAGCGTTCTCGCCGAAGCTGGCCACCAAGAGCGGTGACGGCGGCATGGCGCGCTGGTTTATGTACCTTGGCCTACCCGTCGTGCAAAACGGTAAGGCTGCATTTAATACGCCAGAGCACGCCAAAGTCGTCGATCTTTTCGCCGATTTGTATAAGTCAGGCGTAGTACCCAAAGACAGCTTCCGCTTGGAATACGAGCAAGAAGTGGCAGCCTACTCTTCGGGCAAGTTGGCGATGATGACCACTTCGTCAACGGCACTGAAACGCGTCGAAGTGGATAATAAGGCGATGTACAACAAAACCGACATCATGCCTTTCCCTGTGGCTGAGGGCAAAATGGCTTTGGGTGCATGGTTGATGAGCTATGTGATTCCGAAAGGCTACCCCAACACCGAAGCTGCGACCAAGTTGGGCTTATTCCTAACCAGCGATGAGCAGCAATTAGCGATTGCCCGCTTTACCGAAACCATGCTGCCGTCATCGAAAAAAGCAACCGAAGACCCGTATTTCATGGCTGGTAAGAACAGCAAGGAGCCCATCGAGCGCGCTCGCGCGGCTGCAGCGCAGTCGATGAAATACGCACGCACACCGATGCTGCCGCCGAATGCACTGCCCGATGAAGCCACGATGATGAAGATCTTTAACGATCAGATGCAAATGGCGATCGAAGGCCGTAAACCAACGAGCAAAGCACTGGAAGACGCGGCCAACGATTGGAACCGCAGAATGGCGAAAAAATAA
- the dnaQ gene encoding DNA polymerase III subunit epsilon: protein MAHRIIFLDTETTGLRVEDGNRILEIAAVEMIDRKLSAPDCHLHRYINPERDSEEGALNVHGLTTQFLADKPKFAAIVDEFLEFVRGSELVIHNAPFDVGYLNMELGRLGRGKIEDYVETVTDTLKMAKDLWPGKRNSLDALCDRYEVDRSGRTLHGALIDCELLAEVYMAMTRGQDSLLIDFAPTQEEAAADAARRSQRAPLIIAQASAEDLALHTAYLDELDKIVKGDCLWRTLEPKLESTPAAPAA, encoded by the coding sequence ATGGCCCATAGAATCATTTTTCTCGATACCGAAACCACCGGTTTGCGCGTGGAAGACGGCAACCGCATTTTGGAAATCGCGGCCGTCGAGATGATCGATCGCAAACTGTCTGCGCCCGATTGTCATTTGCATCGCTATATCAACCCTGAACGCGATTCGGAAGAGGGCGCGTTGAATGTTCACGGTTTAACGACGCAGTTTTTGGCCGATAAACCCAAATTTGCCGCGATTGTTGACGAATTTCTGGAATTCGTACGCGGCAGCGAACTCGTTATCCATAATGCACCGTTTGACGTTGGCTATTTGAATATGGAGCTGGGCCGCCTCGGCCGCGGCAAAATCGAAGACTACGTCGAGACTGTTACCGACACGCTGAAAATGGCCAAAGATTTGTGGCCGGGCAAGCGCAATAGCTTGGACGCGCTGTGTGATCGTTACGAAGTCGATCGCTCTGGCCGTACTTTGCACGGCGCCTTGATCGACTGCGAATTGCTCGCCGAAGTGTATATGGCGATGACGCGCGGGCAAGATAGCCTGCTGATCGACTTTGCCCCGACGCAAGAAGAAGCCGCCGCCGACGCCGCGCGCCGCAGCCAACGCGCGCCGCTAATTATTGCGCAAGCGAGCGCCGAAGATTTGGCGCTGCACACGGCTTATTTGGATGAACTCGATAAAATTGTCAAAGGCGATTGCCTGTGGCGCACGCTAGAACCTAAGCTTGAATCTACGCCTGCCGCGCCTGCAGCTTAA